A part of Synchiropus splendidus isolate RoL2022-P1 chromosome 19, RoL_Sspl_1.0, whole genome shotgun sequence genomic DNA contains:
- the rhbdf1a gene encoding inactive rhomboid protein 1 isoform X1, producing the protein MAELRRESTSSLQRKKPPWLRLDIPTAQMSLDEPPTFVQPVKRQGFLRSISMPVETTHLQSPPRDFFDTRRPVLQRQSSITQTIKSSRRVHFERINTVPIKGQRAARRGTRKHHSLSRTLLRGTADWFGVSKDSDATQKWQRKSLRHCSLRYGKLKPQVIREMDLPSQDNISLTSTETPPPLYVPSSQHGMQKIVDPLARGRAFRMVEEVDGYSVPQTPITPGAASLCSFTSSRSGLNRLPRRRKRESVAKMSFRAAAALVKGRSIRDSTLRRTHRRSFTPASFMEEDVVDFPDELDTSFFARDIMMHEELSTYADEVFESPSEAAMKEADPAAGKDEMELTGSALDKTVLERSHLMLPLERGWRKAKEGTPGPPKVPLRQEVVSVNGQRRGQRIVVPVKKLFAREKRPYGLGMVGKLTNRTYRKRIDSYVKRQIEDMDDHRPFFTYWITFVHLLITILAVCIYGIAPVGFSQHETVDSVLRNKGVYENVKFVQQENFWIGPSSESLIHLGAKFSPCMRQDKQVHEFIMKKRAIERNSACCVRNDRSGCVQTSEEECSSTLAVWVKWPKHSSTPLLNGKPRQYGSVCRQDPRICLEPASVPPHEWPDDITKWPVCTRYTTGNHTNLPHIDCAITGRPCCIGTKGRCEITSREYCDFMKGYFHGEATLCSQVHCMDDVCGLLPFLNPEIPDQFYRLWLSLFLHAGILHCLVSVAFQMTILRDLEKLAGWLRISIIYILSGITGNLASAIFLPYRAEVGPAGSQFGILACLFVELFQSWQILAQPWRAFTKLLCVVLFLFAFGLLPWIDNFAHICGFISGFFLSFAFLPYISFGRMDMYRKRCQIIIFLLVFLGLFSGLVVLFYVYPIKCDWCELLTCIPFTDKFCEKYDLNAHLH; encoded by the exons ATGGCTGAACTGAGGCGGGAGAGCACCAGCAGCCTGCAGAGGAAAAAGCCTCCATGGCTGCGACTGGACATTCCCACGGCTCAGATGTCCCTCGATGAGCCTCCCACTTTCGTTCAG CCGGTGAAGAGGCAGGGCTTCCTCCGCAGCATCAGCATGCCTGTGGAGACCACTCATCTCCAGTCCCCGCCCCGAGACTTCTTCGACACCCGGCGGCCTGTCTTACAACGCCAGTCGTCCATCACTCAGACCATAAAGAG cagcaggagggtTCACTTTGAGCGGATTAACACGGTGCCCATTAAGGGCCAGCGCGCTGCCCGCCGCGGCACCAGGAAGCACCACTCCCTCTCCAGAACCCTGCTCAG GGGAACTGCGGATTGGTTTGGCGTCAGTAAGGACAGTGATGCGACGCAGAAATGGCAGAGGAAGAGCCTTCGCCACTGCAGCCTGCGCTACGGGAAGCTGAAGCCTCAGGTGATCCGAGAGATGGACCTGCCCAGCCAGGACAACATCTCCTTGACCAGCACAGAGACGCCGCCTCCTCTCTACGTGCCGTCATCTCAGCATGGCATGCAGAAG ATTGTGGATCCACTAGCACGAGGACGAGCTTTTCGTATGGTGGAGGAAGTGGATGGTTACAGTGTACCTCAGACCCCTATCACCCCTGGTGCCGCCTCGCTTTGCTCCTTCACCAGCTCTCGCTCAGGCCTTAACCGACTGCCTCGCCGGCGAAAGAGAGAATCTGTGGCTAAGATGAGCTTCCGGGCAGCCGCCGCTCTGGTCAAA GGTCGCTCTATACGGGACAGCACCTTAAGACGCACTCATCGCCGCAGTTTTACCCCCGCCAGCTTCATGGAGGAGGATGTGGTGGACTTCCCAGATGAATTGGACACGTCTTTCTTCGCCAGG GATATCATGATGCACGAGGAGTTGTCCACGTATGCCGACGAGGTCTTCGAGTCACCCTCGGAGGCCGCCATGAAAGAGGCCGACCCCGCGGCCGGGAAGGATGAGATGGAGCTGACCGGCAGCGCTCTGGATAAAACAGTGCTGGAGAGAAGTCACCTCATGCT ACCTCTTGAGAGAGGCTGGAGGAAAGCCAAAGAAGGAACTCCAGGGCCACCAAAGGTTCCCCTGCGTCAGGAAGTTGTGAGTGTGAACGGACAGCGACGTGGCCAGAGGATCGTGGTACCAGTCAAGAAGCTATTTGCCCGAGAGAAGAGGCCGTACGGGCTGGGGATGGTTGGCAAACTCACAAACCGCACCTACCGCAAGAGAATCGACAGCTACGTGAAGCGTCAGATAGAAGACATGGACGACCACAG GCCTTTTTTCACGTACTGGATCACCTTCGTCCACCTGCTCATCACCATCTTGGCGGTGTGCATCTACGGGATCGCTCCAGTGGGTTTCTCCCAGCACGAGACGGTTGATTCT GTTTTAAGAAACAAAGGAGTATATGAAAATGTCAAGTTTGTACAGCAAGAGAACTTCTGGATTGGGCCAAGCTCA GAATCTCTGATCCACTTGGGGGCCAAATTCTCGCCATGCATGCGTCAAGACAAACAAGTGCATGagttcatcatgaaaaaaagagcCATTGAACGCAACTCAGCCTGCTGCGTGCGCAACGATCGCTCCGGCTGCGTCCAGACCTCAGAGGAGGAATGCTCG AGCACTCTGGCCGTGTGGGTGAAGTGGCCCAAGCATTCCAGCACTCCACTGCTGAACGGGAAACCCAGGCAGTACGGGTCGGTGTGTCGCCAAGACCCGAG GATTTGTCTGGAGCCCGCCTCGGTACCACCTCATGAATggcctgatgacatcaccaagtGGCCC GTTTGCACCAGGTACACCACAGGAAACCACACCAACCTGCCTCACATCGACTGCGCCATCACAGGACGACCCTGCTGCATCGGCACCAAAGGGAG GTGTGAAATCACTTCCCGGGAGTATTGTGATTTCATGAAGGGCTACTTTCACGGCGAAGCAACTCTCTGCTCCCAG GTACACTGCATGGATGATGTGTGCGGACTGCTGCCTTTTCTCAACCCTGAGATCCCAGATCAGTTTTATCGACTCTGGCTGTCACTGTTCCTCCATGCTGG AATCCTCCACTGCCTGGTCTCGGTGGCTTTCCAGATGACCATCCTGAGAGACCTGGAGAAGCTGGCGGGGTGGCTACGCATCTCCATCATTTACATCCTCAGTGGCATCACTGGCAACTTAGCGTCTGCCATCTTCCTGCCCTACAGAGCTGAG gtggGTCCAGCTGGCTCTCAATTCGGGATCCTGGCCTGTTTGTTCGTGGAGTTGTTCCAGAGCTGGCAGATCCTGGCGCAGCCATGGCGAGCCTTCACCAAGCTGCTGTGCGTGGTGCTATTCCTCTTTGCCTTCGGGCTCCTGCCTTGGATCGACAACTTCGCTCACATCTGTGGCTTCATTTCCGGCTTTTTCCTGTCCTTCGCCTTCCTACCGTACATCAGCTTCGGCCGGATGGACATGTACCGCAAGCGCTGTCAgatcatcatcttcctgctggTGTTTCTTGGGTTATTCTCGGGCTTAGTGGTGCTCTTCTATGTTTACCCCATCAAGTGCGACTGGTGCGAGTTGCTCACCTGCATCCCGTTCACGGACAAATTCTGTGAAAAGTATGACCTCAACGCTCACCTCCACTGA
- the rhbdf1a gene encoding inactive rhomboid protein 1 isoform X2 yields the protein MAELRRESTSSLQRKKPPWLRLDIPTAQMSLDEPPTFVQPVKRQGFLRSISMPVETTHLQSPPRDFFDTRRPVLQRQSSITQTIKRGTADWFGVSKDSDATQKWQRKSLRHCSLRYGKLKPQVIREMDLPSQDNISLTSTETPPPLYVPSSQHGMQKIVDPLARGRAFRMVEEVDGYSVPQTPITPGAASLCSFTSSRSGLNRLPRRRKRESVAKMSFRAAAALVKGRSIRDSTLRRTHRRSFTPASFMEEDVVDFPDELDTSFFARDIMMHEELSTYADEVFESPSEAAMKEADPAAGKDEMELTGSALDKTVLERSHLMLPLERGWRKAKEGTPGPPKVPLRQEVVSVNGQRRGQRIVVPVKKLFAREKRPYGLGMVGKLTNRTYRKRIDSYVKRQIEDMDDHRPFFTYWITFVHLLITILAVCIYGIAPVGFSQHETVDSVLRNKGVYENVKFVQQENFWIGPSSESLIHLGAKFSPCMRQDKQVHEFIMKKRAIERNSACCVRNDRSGCVQTSEEECSSTLAVWVKWPKHSSTPLLNGKPRQYGSVCRQDPRICLEPASVPPHEWPDDITKWPVCTRYTTGNHTNLPHIDCAITGRPCCIGTKGRCEITSREYCDFMKGYFHGEATLCSQVHCMDDVCGLLPFLNPEIPDQFYRLWLSLFLHAGILHCLVSVAFQMTILRDLEKLAGWLRISIIYILSGITGNLASAIFLPYRAEVGPAGSQFGILACLFVELFQSWQILAQPWRAFTKLLCVVLFLFAFGLLPWIDNFAHICGFISGFFLSFAFLPYISFGRMDMYRKRCQIIIFLLVFLGLFSGLVVLFYVYPIKCDWCELLTCIPFTDKFCEKYDLNAHLH from the exons ATGGCTGAACTGAGGCGGGAGAGCACCAGCAGCCTGCAGAGGAAAAAGCCTCCATGGCTGCGACTGGACATTCCCACGGCTCAGATGTCCCTCGATGAGCCTCCCACTTTCGTTCAG CCGGTGAAGAGGCAGGGCTTCCTCCGCAGCATCAGCATGCCTGTGGAGACCACTCATCTCCAGTCCCCGCCCCGAGACTTCTTCGACACCCGGCGGCCTGTCTTACAACGCCAGTCGTCCATCACTCAGACCATAAAGAG GGGAACTGCGGATTGGTTTGGCGTCAGTAAGGACAGTGATGCGACGCAGAAATGGCAGAGGAAGAGCCTTCGCCACTGCAGCCTGCGCTACGGGAAGCTGAAGCCTCAGGTGATCCGAGAGATGGACCTGCCCAGCCAGGACAACATCTCCTTGACCAGCACAGAGACGCCGCCTCCTCTCTACGTGCCGTCATCTCAGCATGGCATGCAGAAG ATTGTGGATCCACTAGCACGAGGACGAGCTTTTCGTATGGTGGAGGAAGTGGATGGTTACAGTGTACCTCAGACCCCTATCACCCCTGGTGCCGCCTCGCTTTGCTCCTTCACCAGCTCTCGCTCAGGCCTTAACCGACTGCCTCGCCGGCGAAAGAGAGAATCTGTGGCTAAGATGAGCTTCCGGGCAGCCGCCGCTCTGGTCAAA GGTCGCTCTATACGGGACAGCACCTTAAGACGCACTCATCGCCGCAGTTTTACCCCCGCCAGCTTCATGGAGGAGGATGTGGTGGACTTCCCAGATGAATTGGACACGTCTTTCTTCGCCAGG GATATCATGATGCACGAGGAGTTGTCCACGTATGCCGACGAGGTCTTCGAGTCACCCTCGGAGGCCGCCATGAAAGAGGCCGACCCCGCGGCCGGGAAGGATGAGATGGAGCTGACCGGCAGCGCTCTGGATAAAACAGTGCTGGAGAGAAGTCACCTCATGCT ACCTCTTGAGAGAGGCTGGAGGAAAGCCAAAGAAGGAACTCCAGGGCCACCAAAGGTTCCCCTGCGTCAGGAAGTTGTGAGTGTGAACGGACAGCGACGTGGCCAGAGGATCGTGGTACCAGTCAAGAAGCTATTTGCCCGAGAGAAGAGGCCGTACGGGCTGGGGATGGTTGGCAAACTCACAAACCGCACCTACCGCAAGAGAATCGACAGCTACGTGAAGCGTCAGATAGAAGACATGGACGACCACAG GCCTTTTTTCACGTACTGGATCACCTTCGTCCACCTGCTCATCACCATCTTGGCGGTGTGCATCTACGGGATCGCTCCAGTGGGTTTCTCCCAGCACGAGACGGTTGATTCT GTTTTAAGAAACAAAGGAGTATATGAAAATGTCAAGTTTGTACAGCAAGAGAACTTCTGGATTGGGCCAAGCTCA GAATCTCTGATCCACTTGGGGGCCAAATTCTCGCCATGCATGCGTCAAGACAAACAAGTGCATGagttcatcatgaaaaaaagagcCATTGAACGCAACTCAGCCTGCTGCGTGCGCAACGATCGCTCCGGCTGCGTCCAGACCTCAGAGGAGGAATGCTCG AGCACTCTGGCCGTGTGGGTGAAGTGGCCCAAGCATTCCAGCACTCCACTGCTGAACGGGAAACCCAGGCAGTACGGGTCGGTGTGTCGCCAAGACCCGAG GATTTGTCTGGAGCCCGCCTCGGTACCACCTCATGAATggcctgatgacatcaccaagtGGCCC GTTTGCACCAGGTACACCACAGGAAACCACACCAACCTGCCTCACATCGACTGCGCCATCACAGGACGACCCTGCTGCATCGGCACCAAAGGGAG GTGTGAAATCACTTCCCGGGAGTATTGTGATTTCATGAAGGGCTACTTTCACGGCGAAGCAACTCTCTGCTCCCAG GTACACTGCATGGATGATGTGTGCGGACTGCTGCCTTTTCTCAACCCTGAGATCCCAGATCAGTTTTATCGACTCTGGCTGTCACTGTTCCTCCATGCTGG AATCCTCCACTGCCTGGTCTCGGTGGCTTTCCAGATGACCATCCTGAGAGACCTGGAGAAGCTGGCGGGGTGGCTACGCATCTCCATCATTTACATCCTCAGTGGCATCACTGGCAACTTAGCGTCTGCCATCTTCCTGCCCTACAGAGCTGAG gtggGTCCAGCTGGCTCTCAATTCGGGATCCTGGCCTGTTTGTTCGTGGAGTTGTTCCAGAGCTGGCAGATCCTGGCGCAGCCATGGCGAGCCTTCACCAAGCTGCTGTGCGTGGTGCTATTCCTCTTTGCCTTCGGGCTCCTGCCTTGGATCGACAACTTCGCTCACATCTGTGGCTTCATTTCCGGCTTTTTCCTGTCCTTCGCCTTCCTACCGTACATCAGCTTCGGCCGGATGGACATGTACCGCAAGCGCTGTCAgatcatcatcttcctgctggTGTTTCTTGGGTTATTCTCGGGCTTAGTGGTGCTCTTCTATGTTTACCCCATCAAGTGCGACTGGTGCGAGTTGCTCACCTGCATCCCGTTCACGGACAAATTCTGTGAAAAGTATGACCTCAACGCTCACCTCCACTGA
- the aanat2 gene encoding arylalkylamine N-acetyltransferase 2 produces MTHQLSGSPFLRPFFLKAPVRGVSPLRQRRHTLPASEFRNLTPQDAISVFEIEREAFVSVSGECPLTLDEVLTFLGQCPELSLGWFEEGQLVAFIIGSGWDKERLSQEAMTQHIPGSSTVHIHVLSVHRHCRQQGKGSILLWRYLQYLRCMPGLRRAVLICEDFLVPFYRKAGFKERGPSAITVSNMHFQEMEYLLRGQAYTRRNSGC; encoded by the exons ATGACGCATCAGCTCAGCGGCTCTCCGTTCCTCAGGCCCTTTTTTCTCAAGGCACCGGTCAGAGGGGTCAGTCCTCTGAGGCAGAGGCGACACACACTCCCGGCCAGCGAGTTCCGGAACCTCACGCCACAGGACGCCATCAGCGTGTTCGAAATCGAGAGGGAAG CGTTCGTCTCTGTGTCAGGAGAGTGTCCCCTCACCCTGGACGAGGTCCTGACCTTCCTGGGCCAGTGTCCTGAGCTGTCCCTGGGCTGGTTTGAGGAGGGCCAGCTTGTCGCGTTCATCATCGGCTCTGGCTGGGACAAAGAGCGTCTTTCACAG GAGGCCATGACTCAACACATCCCAGGCAGCTCCACCGTACACATCCACGTGCTGTCCGTGCACCGCCACTGTCGCCAGCAGGGCAAAGGCTCCATCCTGTTGTGGCGCTACCTGCAGTATCTGCGCTGCATGCCGGGCCTCCGAAGAGCCGTCTTGATCTGTGAGGACTTTTTGGTACCTTTCTACCGCAAGGCCGGTTTCAAGGAGAGAGGCCCATCAGCCATCACTGTCTCCAACATGCACTTCCAAGAGATGGAGTACCTTCTCCGTGGACAGGCGTACACGCGAAGAAACAGCGGCTGCTAG